In one window of Pristiophorus japonicus isolate sPriJap1 chromosome 9, sPriJap1.hap1, whole genome shotgun sequence DNA:
- the LOC139273720 gene encoding zinc finger protein 436-like: MCGKGFTHSSNLTVHQRVHTGERPFTCSMCGKGFTCSSHLTDHQRDHARERPFVCSVCGKGFMKSSHHLRHQRTHTVERPFTGSVCGKGFTNSPHLLAHQRVHTVERPFTCSECGKGFTQSSHFTAHQLVHTNRRPFKCSVCEKSFKSRNYLMVHQRIHTGERPFTCSMCGKGFTSSSNLLTHQRTHTGERPFTCSVCGKGFSVAASLTAHQVVHTNERPFKCSDCEKRFKSRNDLMRHKRTHTGERPFTCSMCGKGFARSSHLLRHQRVHK, translated from the coding sequence atgtgtgggaaaggATTTACTCACTCATCCAACCTCACtgtacaccagcgggttcacactggggagaggccgttcacctgctccatgtgtgggaagggattcacttgttcatctcacCTCACTGATCACCAGCGAGATCACGCCAGAGAGAGACCGTtcgtctgctctgtgtgtgggaaaggattcatgaaatcatctcaccacctgagacaccagcgcactcacactgtcGAGAGGCCATTCACCGGctccgtgtgtggaaagggattcactaattcaccCCACCTTCtggctcaccagcgagttcacactgtcgagaggccgtttacctgctctgagtgtgggaagggattcactcagtcatcccacttcactgcacaccaacttgttcacaccaataggagaccgtttaaatgttctgtctgtgagaagagctttaaaagcagaaattatCTGATGGtgcaccaacgcattcacactggggagaggccgttcacctgctccatgtgtgggaagggatttactagtTCATCCAACCTACTGacccaccaacgcactcacactggggagaggccgttcacctgctctgtgtgtgggaagggattctctgtgGCAGCCAGCCTCACTGCACACCAAGTTGTTCACACCAAtgagagaccgtttaaatgttctgactgtgagaagagatttaaaagcagaaatgatctgatgagacacaaacgcactcacactggagagaggccattcacctgctccatgtgtgggaagggattcgctcgatcgtcccacctactgagacaccagcgagttcacaagtga